AGGGGTGACCCAGgcgatccagcctctcagagtgcttctgttgcagtttcctcagagttttgcatccagaacagcttcaaggctgctggctgagacgTTCCAGCCTCACAGATTACTCTAGCTAAAGCTTCAGATAAGCCTTGAACTTTCCCGTTGCACAGACCGAACAACAAATGTTATGGCTAGTTTTCCCGGGACTTTACCATTATCTCAGTCTTATCAGGTTCCCAAAAGATGCTGTTACCCttagacaacaggaagcagtctagacaACAAAACACCCACTTTCCCAAGAGGTAGGATGGGTGGTTTTTAGTCATTTGGTgtgttatggatgtttgtctttATTCAGGGGTAGAATATAGGTATACAGTACAAAAGACAACTATTAACCTCAAAATCCATTagtatggattttggtatattaatacaaatttaaagttattttgttatgctgaatatatgtttctactcttggttagggtattgtgcttatgcatctcatttaaaatgtaatgtataattaagaaatgcaggttggtagtcatctataataatcaaacttgtagtcacattaggtatttttttcaaaattaaacagatatatttcgatagatagtcttcaaacacttcaaagacctacaaaacacggcattaaaatgtttaataacctaagacTTTTCATGGTTCCTggaagcaccaatttacttcagaaaAGATGATGGGGCACTAAAGAAACTCCACAAggaatttgctttcattgtgtcaaagctagccatttgggcaagaaattttccctgccttgacttctgaCAGTATGCTGTGTTACCAGGACAAGAAGGACACAAAGGGAAAACTTTGCCAAGataaggtaggacagtccttcaaattcCTGTTaatagaaaagtctgccagatattctgcagGACTCAAGATAGACAGGCTTGTTGGGACTATTAAGTCtggaatttaaaaatggaggtaTGCCAAGGAACTTAGTGGACAATGttggaaagaaacaaagacagatggGTAATCTAAACAGAGAGGTGGACATTCTAAAGACTCAGAAGAAAGTGCTGGGCTTCAAACACTGTGTCAGAAATGAAGTGCCTGATGATCTCAGGAGCAACTTGGATGCAGctgaggagaggaaagaatatcagtagcaaaagaaaaggaaggaaagaaagaatcttGGGAGAACATGAAGGGCTCTGAAGATAAAGATTAGAGAATGTCAGCCTCTGATGTGTGTTGAACTGAGACAGAAGCCTGCATGGCAGCCTCTGATGGGCATTGAACTGAGACAGATGCCTGTATTAGGTGTGGCagacacctgtgatcccagtgttTGGAAAGTCAGTACAGGGGGATTGGGacttcagggtcatccttggctacatatcaagtttggagccagcctgggctacaaaaacCTAAGTCTCAAAAGGCAAGcagataagcaaacaaataagagcCCTGTGACTAGACTTAATTGCTGGCATTTGTATATAAAGAGCTTTTCCTTGCTAATGCGCACAGTCACAGTTGGGCTCTTAAATAATCCATTCCTATGGCACACTATCTACAGtttcaaattttactttaaaattttcaaaattcctttttatttatgtgtatggatgagCACCAGGACATCTAGGTTTCCTCAAAGGCCAAAAGAGGAACTAgggttggttttcttttaaatgctttttttttttttttttttttttttttgtatgtgtacaggtgttttgcctgagtgtgtctgtgcatcatgtggtGCCCGGCCCCCACAGAGGCAGAGGATAGCATCTGATGCATATTAGAACTGTAGCGATAGCCCACTGTAAGCTGCTATGTAGGTCCAGGGAACTGTACCAAgatctacaagagcagcaagtgctcctaaccacctcgccacctctccagccccttatttttttaaagcaagaatgCAAAGACTTTTGAAAAAGGATCAGAGTGAAGACCTCATCTAACTTTAGACAGGCATCTGGTATATCTTCCTAACATTTGATGACAGTAATTCATTTCAATAATTTGCCTTTAATGGATCCATTCAAAccactcaactttttttttatgaaactaACCCGATCTACCCTCTTTTAAGCTCAGGCtgagtaatttatttatttaattaaaaatttgtatgtatgtatgtgtatgcatgcatacttgTGTCAAGGgggtacatgagtgtgtgtgggtacacgtggaggctggaggacagcCTCTGATGTCACTCCTGAGGAACACTGTCCGGCTTGGTTTGAGACAGTCTGTCTCATTCACATATGCCAAGTAGGATAGGTTGGTTGGGCAGCAAGCCTCatagatctacctgtctctgcctccccagcactgataTTTCAATGTGAGCAACAGTGCTAGGCTTTTCTatatggtttctggggatctaaCACAGTCCTGTTGCTTGCAAGGCAAGAACATTATAGACTAAACCAGTTCTCCAGCTCCAGTTTGCATGGCATAAATTAAATTGAGGTAACTTTAGTCCAGCAAGCACAGGGCGCAGAGCAGGATCTTTCTTATCTAAGGAACATTCCTTTAGAGTGATAGTTCAGATTCTGTCTGCTGTAGTCTAATTGGATTTATGGAACATAGGCGGGAATTCCTGTGAGGCCTTTCAGCAAACTTTAAATTGCCTCTGGGATTAACATAGGCTCCCAAAAAACTAGAACTCTAAACTTTTCCAGGATCCTTGATAAGCCTCTGGAGAGCCAAGtaaagggcagagggcagaaagCACAGAACACACAGGCTGGCCACAACCCCAGCAGCAGCTGGCAAGTGCCACCTCCAGTTgtcatttatcttatttttttcactGGTAATGGGAATGGGCAACTGGAGTAGGGAGTAACACAGGTCCCTCCAGCTGCAGCCAACTGTATTATTTCCTCCTTTTACTGTGCCCTTTTACAGACAGCTATCTCGTGAGACAGCTAAACAGAATTGCTCTGTTTTCCAGGCCAATAGACAAGGCTGAGCCAGGCAAGCACAATATGAGTAGTTAAGACCATCCTTTTCCTTGCTCAGAGAGCTTCCAGCCTCCTCCTCACCAGGAGACCTTCCACTGGGTGAGCTCCCATCCCCACCATGGACTTGTCTGCCCAGTGGACACAGGTAGGGTTCTCTCTGTGGCCAGACCTTCTTCAGGTAGGTGAGAGGAGGAGCAAAGGTGGGAATCGAAGGACAGATGGAGTCCAAGGTTAGACCTTGGTTCTGCCTTCCAGGTTCTTCATAGAGGAAGGGAACCGAGTGTATCCAGGAAGCTGGTGCAGGGATGGGGCATAATGAGGGTGCTTATGTGGAGGGGCAACAATAGAAGAAAGTTTCTGCCCAATGTAAGGGCAACTTTCTAATCGTCCAGGCTGCCTGATGAAAAGACGAGAGATGTGAGCTACACATAGCCAGTGCTCAAAACAAttgggaaatgttttattttcctggaagACTCATACAGTTGAGGAAGGAAAGTTACTTCACAGCCTCCCCACCTCAGCTTACATCTCCTTTGCATCCAGCTGTCCCTGTCACAGCTTACATCTCCTTTACACAGTGCTAACATCTCTAAAATTAGATCCCCTTTTATTCAAATACTCCCAATGTCTACAGCTCAGCTTCTCTGAGAACTGCATGATGACGGCTTCATCTTGGGTTTGGTTTCTCTCACACATCTTCCCTAGCAACAGGGTAACAGTCAAAGATACAGTGGGCAGAGCAAGGGCCCCACCCACCCCACTCACCCCACTCAAGCCTGGCTACAAGGCAGATttcttagagcagtggttctcagccttcctgatgctgcaaccctttaatacagttgtagtggtcataaaattatttgttgctactccatatgtgtaattttgctactgttatgaaccataatgtaaatatttgatatgcaagatatctgatatggaACCCCTGTGAGACAGTTGTTTGATCATCCAAAGggatcttgacccacaggttgagaaccactgtcttagaggAAGGCGTGATACGTCTGTTGTCTGTGAATGTCCTAGGGAGAGTGAGAGTGACCCAAGCCTCATTATTGGCCTTTCTGTCCTCAGTAGACATGTTCTGGCACAAATGTTAGACAGGAGCAAGTACTATGAGAGAAAGCTTAGGAGGAGAGTGAGAACCACCCAGCCCTCTCCTAGGGTTCTCTcagagcttcagtttcctcattgttttaaaacatgtatttttttattttctggtatgtgacatgcacacacatatgctcatgtGGAAGTGAGAGAACAAATTGAAGGAGttaattctctctttccatcttctgggtCCTAAGAATTGAACTGGggttgtcagccttggcagcaattGCCTTTACCCAACGAACCATCTGACCCCAGTTTCCTTATCTTTAACTTGAGAAGTCAAGGCTTAAGGTTCTCTCTAACATACAGGTCTGTAGTTCTTCTGTCCCTGCAGCACCTGGTTCCCTCCTTGAGCAAGACCTCTGTAACCCTTAGTGGAATTGTCTTCCTTACTTTGCAGAATGAGTTACGATGACACTGCAGTGGCTTTGATGGTCAAGTCAGGTGAAGAAGGGCTTGAGTTAGGAGCTGCAACTTATACAACTGCTCCGAAGCACAGTCCAGTCACAAAGGGTACACAGGAAAGCACGAGACAAGTCCTTTGGGGTATGGAGCAGATGAGGCTAACTGTCTGCTATGGGAGAGGGAATATGACTGTGCTTCTGTGAAGGCCACCATGTCTGGCAGCCAAAGACTCTGTATTGATGGAGCAACCCAGGGGCAGCATCCATCAAGCTCATAAGAAACAAAGGACAAGAGAGGCACCACCAACAAATAGAAATTCTGGCTAGACCCTAATCTGCCTGGCCTCTTCTCATCATATTATCTCCATGTGGAGCTAAATTAGTATCATAATATTATTGTAAAGACACAGAATTAAGTGAGAGGAGAGAGGTGATGCCAATAGCTAACATTACCAAGAGCCTAGGAGAGTGGAGGAATGGTTCTGGGTCAAGCAGGGGTAGCCAGAGGAGTCCACGTCACTCCCCTCTTCTGGAACCATGCAGCATTCTAAAGGTTCATCTTTGTGGTTTTCATGTAGCCCTGCACGCATAAGGAGACACACTCTTCCTTCAGGCATGCTGGCTCCATGGGCCTGACTGTACCATGATTTTCCATGCATCATGGTTGGCTAAGCTTCTATCAGGGCTTTTTCCTGCTCGAACCAATGCATTCTGACCTCTCAAGTAACCTGATAGTGAATCCTATACCTTCACCACTGATTTTACAAGCTGGCATCTAAAGGGTAAATCTAACTACACATTCTAGATGCACACCCATATATTGGTCCCAGTAAATGCTTGTTGTCTTCTGTTTTcatgagagggaaagagagtgtGAGAAATGGAAGTGGCCAACCAATCCATAGTAGCTGAATTTGTCTTGCTGGGGCTGTCAGATCACCCAACACTGGAGAAAACCTTTTTCGTGCTCATCCTCTCAACATACCTGGTGATCCTGCTGGGCAACGGGGTCCTCATCCTGGTCACCATCCTCGACACCCACCTGCACAcgcccatgtacttcttcctgggGAACCTCTCCTTCCTGGACATCTGCTACACTACATCCTCAATTCCTCTGGTCCTGGATGGTTTCCTCACTCCCAGGAAGACCATCTCCTTCTCAGGCTGTGCTGTGCAGATGTTTCTCTCCTTTGCCATGGGGGCCACAGAGTGTGTGCTCCTGGGCATGATGGCATTCGATCGTTACGTGGCCATCTGCAACCCCCTCAGGTACCCAGTGGTCATGAGCAAGGCTGCCTATGTGCCCATGGCCATCAGTTCCTGGGTGGCTGGTGGTGCCAACTCCTTGGTTCAGATCTCCCTAGCAGTACAGTTGCCTTTCTGTGGGGACAATGTCATTAATCATTTCACCTGTGagatcctggctgtcctgaaattggCCTGTGCTGACATCTCCATCAATGTCATCAGCATGGGGGTGGCCAATGTGATCTTTCTGGGGGTCCCAGTTATGTTCATCTTTGTCTCCTACATCTTCATACTCATCACCATCCTGAGGATCCCCTCTgctgaggggaggaggaaggcctTCTCCACCTGCTCTGCCCACCTCACTGTGGTGGTCGTCTTCTATGGGACCATCCTCTTCATGTATGGGAAGCCCAAGTCCAAGGACCCACTGGGGGCAGACAAGCAGGACCTTGCAGACAAGCTCATCTCCCTCTTCTATGGGGTGTTGACCCCCATGCTGAACCCCATTATCTACAGCCTGAGAAACAAGGATGTTAAGACTGCTGTGAGGAACCTGATGCGTCAGAAATGCCTCACTCATTGATAGTGAAAGAAGCTGGTTATTTCCTGGTTCTGGGCACACTGGGGCTCTGCTGGGAATAGCCACTTAAGCACAGACTTGCTTGCTGGTTCTACTGATCTGTTTGGACCGAGTTCTTCTTGAGTGCCTGAGCCTGGACCATCAACTCCTTAGACTAAAGACAGTGGTTGTACTAAATGGCCTAAAATCAAGGAAAAGAGATTGTGAAAACCAAACATTCTTTGTATGCCAAAtgaaaataagcaataaaaactTGGTGAACAATATGCTTCTCTCTTTATCAGTGAAGACTATTTGGGATGTGTGGGCcaattttgtgttgttgttctAATGTACAACTCACTTCTTGTTTTATTGTGATTTAGACAGAGTCTTGCTGCGTGGCCCAAGGCGGTCTGGAGTACACATTTCCCCTCCAAGTTTCAAACATTGACTTTACTTCCAAAGATTCCCTCATGTCTTCTTGCAGTCAGCTCACACCTCCAGCCTCCTCCAACAAATTTTCTaggaagttttgttttctctagaAATTTCAGACAAATATaatgtgttcttttcctttcctcttccatgtTTTAGCTGCTTAGTGGTTACATATATCAGGAAAAaggggtcatgagttcaagagGGGAGCACAGAAGAAGTTGGAGGGTGGAGAGGGagtgatggggaggtccttctgtaagctgtgaatatatgtttctcttattggttgatggaaaaaactgtttcagccaatggacaggcaggatgtaaccAGTCAGGACATATAggaggggctaccagactaggagaatgctggggagagaaacatgaagagagagagagagagagagagagagagagagagagagagagagaNNNNNNNNNNNNNNNNNNNNNNNNNNNNNNNNNNNNNNNNNNNNNNNNNNNNNNNNNNNNNNNNNNNNNNNNNNNNNNNNNNNNNNNNNNNNNNNNNNNNNNNNNNNNNNNNNNNNNNNNNNNNNNNNNNNNNNNNNNNNNNNNNNNNNNNNNNNNNNNNctccaaatgatatgacagactctgaggattccccatggaaggcctcaccctccctggggagcagaaaggggttgggatagggggtgagagggcaggggaggaggagagggagagggaactgggattgacatgtaagaaaAGGCTTGTTTCTTATtgaaaattggtctaattacaattataaaaataaaaataaaccttagccatcagccaaacaatttataattaatataagcctctgtgtgtttatttgggactgaaggatggcaggaccaggcagaacagaaacctctGGCTACAAGGGAGGATTGTATATGATGAAATACAGTGTACTCatgaatgaaattctcagaaaattaaaaagtgtgCGGTATATCTAAAGCTGAGTTTAAACGGGATGTTAAAGTGTCAAATATATGCCAGAATTTGTAACTTCTATATGCCAGAATTTGTAACTTTTCACCGTAAAAAgctagaaaaagaacaaagtaaaacTAATGTGGGGGAAAAGgaaattacaaattaaattataaacataatGCAACAGAAAAGAGACAATAGAAAACATGAACAAATCCCATAGCATTATTAAAGAGAACAAGGCTGATAAACCCTCAGCATGACTCAGGCAGCAATAGAAAGAGGctggatagacagacaggcagatgacAAATAGCACATGAGCTATCAATATCAAGAATGAAAAAGAGTTGCTGCTGACTTACAgatatcaaataataataatgataaaagaaTATTATGAATTACTTTTGGGACAAGAACTTTGGCAATTTAAATGACATGCACAAGTCCTCTAAAAAAAGTAGTTTACAAAACCTctagaagaggaagtagaaattTTGAACAACTATACTTATTAAACTAGCTGAATTTATTATTAgaacaaagccacaaagaaagctGCAGGCATAGACAGTTTTTTTGTAGTGTATTATTGCCATAATTATCATTATCGTTATTGGCAGAACCctactctatagcccaggctggcctcaggcttgtgattctctctctcctttagccttccaagagctgggattgtaacaatgtgccaccacgcctggacATGGTGAGTTATATCAAccatttaaggaagaaataacCCAAATTTAAGGCAGAAGGTAGAATAGAAGAGGTGAGCCAGACCTGAACTGCcacaaaaaccttaaaataacTATATCAAATTCAGTAAAACTTCAAAAAGatctatgtatacacatatgtgtaattTTTTTAGATAATGTATCATCATTAAGTTGGGTTTATCCTGGTAAAACAATAGTGTAATTAtaagaaatcattttattaaaatgtaattataataaaattctaATGTAAAACCAAACTATTGTATTTATAGATGTCCACtggaagataaaaatattaaaattaccaGGAATTGGCTACTGCAAAGGCAGAACAGTCATCAGTTATGGTAGAAGGGAGGAGTGGAGGTTAACATGGGACACGGGGAACTCCTAGGTGGTCAAATTCTACTTGTGTTTCTTGATCAAGCAATGTTTGTTTTCCTCATAGTAATTCATtacttcatttgtttgatttgtAGGTATGAAGGTTTAGTTTTAACTGTTACCTCGACACAGGCTCAGATGAATTAGGAAGAGTCTCCATGAGAGATTGTCTAGACCAGATTGCCCTGTGGGCAGGTCTGTAAGGGGTTGTCTAGATTGCCTCAATTGACATGAAAAGAGCCAGTCTGAAAGTAGGCAGTACCCTTCCCTGGTTTGAGAGTAGAGAAAGCTGACTGTGTACTTAGTATttgtgcattcatttctctctctcttgactgtggatgtgatgttaCCAGTTGCTTCAGATTCCTGCCTCCTCAGTTTCTCTGAaacaatggactgtaacctgtaactGTGAGCTAAGACAGACCTAACCCTGTCAGTTTCTTGTTGTCTGGGCATTTTAACACAGCAACACAGAGGGTCTTGGGCATCACACTGTCCAGCTTATACAAAGCTGCCTGGATAGTAGGCTCTCATCTGATAAACAGAATACTGCAAGACCATGGAAAAGAAACTTCAGGCAGCTCGATCTGCACAGCATCTCACAAGCTGAAAACTTGGTGGAACCACAGTATACCCAGGGACTTTCACACCAACTCCAAGTGGTCCCAGGATACTAGCAAGAACAGCACAGGAGGAGCGCAGGCATTCAGAACAGAGCCCGACGGACGTCAGAGATATGACGAGATCTCAGACTCAAACTGTGAAACAAGGCCAATGGGACAGCATGAGTTACCCTATCATCAAAAGGGACAGCATGAATAACCCTATCATCAAAAGGGACAGCATGAGTAACCCTATCATCAAAGGGGAGACTCCAGTGGAGAACACACCATCTCAGAGCACCTCCCAGAGGCGGGCAGGAACGAGGGTCCAGACAAAGGCCAGGCCAGGCTGCCTTCTTTCCTGTATCTCACTGCACTCCCTCTCATCTACCTGTCTTCTTTTAATGGTCAATGTCGTTTAGCAGGACAGCTCAGCCATCTCCTCTCgccttgttctttccttttctctcccaaagAACCTAGTTTGGGCTGCTTCTCAGGGTCAGTGCCTCAGCTCCTGAGAGAAGAGGCTGGTCTGTGTTATCTGTTAACTGACCTTCAGCAATGTCTTCAGTCCACCTCTAACCCAGCTTCCCTCACCCCCACACACTTTCACTCTTACACTCTCCACTTCTATTTatatcttcctctatttctccctGTCTTCTCAACATTAACCTAGACTTCCTGTGgcttttattcttattctttttcaCACAATGCTATCAATGTGCTAATAATTTACTCCCTAAAATCCTTCTCAGTTAGGGATGCTGTTGTGTCATTGACTATTGTATTGTTTTCATGGCAAGTCTTCCCCTAGGCAGTGACTGATGTTGTAGACAGTGTTATACTCCCTGGGAAGGAGTGGGGACAGAGCCTGGTGTCTTAAACGCCAGTCCTACAGAGGAAAATGACACTTTGACCCCACTATAACCTAGTTTCTCCCAAACATTGAAACTCATCAAACTGAAAGAAGAAACATGacctaatttctaaaataaatttcaagCAGTGATTTAGCTCCTGATGCATAAGCCCCAACATGGAAACACAAGCAACGTGAAAAGCAGAGACGTGTCTCCTCCAAAATCTATCGGAGTAATGACCTCAAGGAGAATAACTGAGAAGAAATCccagacaaagaattcaaaagaataatgataaatattttcaaaacaatgaaAGAGAACTGAGTAAATGTTGGATTAGTTCATTACTGAATTAATTCCAAGAGAACATAGCTTAATGGAATAAGAAAATTTACTACGTGATCTGATAatggaattaatttttaaaaaaaaactagaaaaaccaAACTAATGAAATGTTCAAAAAGTCCATTTTAAATCCTGCTGGGAAGGTTTACCAACAGTgttcatgaagaaaataaaatatcatggcTTGAAGATAAGGAAGAGGAATTAGTAGTTTCAGTCAAGGGtattgataaaattttaaattgtacaGGCAAGATCTTTGGGACACCATGGAAACACCAATCTACAAAATATggacatagaagaaaaataattctatgcccaaagcccagaaaatattttcagtacaATCAAAGCAGAAAATCCCCCAAATCTAAGAGAAGGAGCTCATCAATGCACAGTGAcatagagaacaccaaatagaggcAGAAAAGAACCCCCACCCCCTCAATAGAGCAATTAAAACACTAAggataaggaaaaagaaaagag
This DNA window, taken from Cricetulus griseus strain 17A/GY chromosome 2, alternate assembly CriGri-PICRH-1.0, whole genome shotgun sequence, encodes the following:
- the LOC100759366 gene encoding olfactory receptor 13C7, with amino-acid sequence MEVANQSIVAEFVLLGLSDHPTLEKTFFVLILSTYLVILLGNGVLILVTILDTHLHTPMYFFLGNLSFLDICYTTSSIPLVLDGFLTPRKTISFSGCAVQMFLSFAMGATECVLLGMMAFDRYVAICNPLRYPVVMSKAAYVPMAISSWVAGGANSLVQISLAVQLPFCGDNVINHFTCEILAVLKLACADISINVISMGVANVIFLGVPVMFIFVSYIFILITILRIPSAEGRRKAFSTCSAHLTVVVVFYGTILFMYGKPKSKDPLGADKQDLADKLISLFYGVLTPMLNPIIYSLRNKDVKTAVRNLMRQKCLTH